One window from the genome of Grus americana isolate bGruAme1 chromosome 2, bGruAme1.mat, whole genome shotgun sequence encodes:
- the LOC129202559 gene encoding uncharacterized protein LOC129202559: protein MKGAAGRDGAAPAATRAAAARSSARTGGSARRASDYRRRLRRRRRRLTICAGPSSPRPSPRRAAPRSLRPVSRRPAVCLSPGGRSLETDAELSCKKILCGMNLPRSTCPTFQAPQTTKLIIRSIILCVPKHQISLKPCLSTKAKMCRCLSATTARNTPCHQTISILRSYICGFGTVTNFILCVAAFLVVLLLKMTTRHQNELPGSVLK, encoded by the exons ATGAAGGGAGCGGCGGGCAGggacggggcagccccggccgccaCTCGCGCGGCCGCAGCACGCAGCTCTGCCCGCACCGGCGGCAGCGCCCGCCGCGCCTCCGACtaccgccgccgcctccgccgccgccgccgccgcctgacCATTTGTGCCGGCCCCTCGAGCCCGCGCCCCTCGCCtcgccgcgccgcgccgcgctccCTCCGACCGGTTTCCAGGCGCCCCGCAGTCTGCCTTTCACCGGGAGGGAGGAGCCTTGAAACCGACGCCGAACTTTCCTGC aagaaaatcctGTGTGGAATGAATCTTCCCAGAAGCACTTGTCCTACATTTCAAgcaccccaaaccacaaaactcaTCATTAGAAGCATAATTCTCTGTGTTCCAAAACACCAGATCAGTTTAAAACCGTGCCTGAGCACGAAAGCTAAGATGTGTCGATGCCTGTCCGCTACTACAGCAAGAAACACCCCCTGCCATCAAACCATCAGCATCCTCCGGTCTTACATTTGCGGTTTCGGGACTGTAACAAACTTCATCCTGTGCGTGGCTGCTTTCCTGGTagttctgctgctgaaaatgaCCACTCGGCACCAGAATGAACTCCCAGGGTCGGTCCTTAAGTGA
- the FZD1 gene encoding frizzled-1, producing MAERRGPAASGGGEVGGGRRAGGSRCPRLPPPLLLLLLWAAAVPAGGQPPAPQYNGERGISIPDHGYCQPISIPLCTDIAYNQTIMPNLLGHTNQEDAGLEVHQFYPLVKVQCSAELKFFLCSMYAPVCTVLEQALPPCRSLCERARQGCEALMNKFGFQWPDTLRCEKFPVHGAGELCVGQNASERGTPTPALRPESWTSNPHRGGTGGGLGGSGPGEPRGRFSCPRALKVPSYLNYRFLGEKDCGAPCEPGRLYGLMYFGPEELRFSRTWIGIWSVLCCASTLFTVLTYLVDMKRFSYPERPIIFLSGCYTAVAVAYIAGFLLEERVVCNERFTEDGSRTVAQGTKREGCTILFMMLYFFGMASSIWWVILSLTWFLAAGMKWGHEAIEANSQYFHLAAWAVPAIKTITILALGQVDGDVLSGVCFVGINNVDALRGFVLAPLFVYLFIGTSFLLAGFVSLFRIRTIMKHDGTKTEKLEKLMVRIGIFSVLYTVPATIVIACYFYEQAFREQWERSWVTQSCKSYAIPCPNNHSSHHPPMSPDFTVFMIKYLMTLIVGITSGFWIWSGKTLNSWRKFYTRLTNSKQGETTV from the coding sequence ATGGCCGAGCGGCGCGGGCCGGcggcgagcggcggcggggaagttggcggcgggcggcgggcgggcggcagccGGTGCCCgcggctgccgccgccgctactgctgctgctgctgtgggcgGCGGCGGTGCCGGCCGGGGGCCAGCCGCCGGCGCCGCAGTACAACGGCGAGCGGGGCATCTCCATCCCGGACCACGGCTACTGCCAGcccatctccatccctctcTGCACCGACATCGCCTACAACCAGACCATCATGCCCAACCTGCTGGGCCACACCAACCAGGAGGACGCGGGGCTGGAGGTGCACCAGTTCTACCCGCTGGTGAAGGTGCAGTGCTCGGCCGAGCTCAagttcttcctctgctccatgtACGCCCCGGTGTGCaccgtgctggagcaggcccTGCCGCCCTGCCGCTCCCTCTGTGAGCGGGCGCGCCAGGGCTGCGAGGCCCTCATGAACAAGTTTGGCTTCCAGTGGCCCGACACGCTGCGCTGCGAGAAGTTCCCGGTGCACGGGGCCGGCGAGCTCTGCGTGGGGCAGAACGCCTCCGAGCGTGGCACCCCCACGCCCGCCCTGCGCCCCGAGAGCTGGACCAGCAACCCCCACCGCGGGGGCACCGGCGGCGGCCTCGGGGGCTCAGGGCCCGGTGAGCCCCGTGGGCGCTTCTCCTGCCCGCGGGCGCTGAAGGTGCCCTCCTACCTGAACTACCGCTTCCTGGGGGAGAAGGACTGCGGGGCACCCTGCGAGCCCGGCCGCCTCTACGGGCTTATGTACTTTGGGCCCGAGGAGCTGCGCTTTTCCCGTACCTGGATCGGCATCTGGTCGGTGCTCTGCTGCGCCTCCACCCTCTTCACTGTCCTCACCTACCTGGTGGACATGAAGCGGTTCAGCTACCCTGAGCGGCCCATCATCTTCCTTTCGGGCTGCTACACGGCAGTGGCCGTGGCCTACATCGCCGGCTTCCTCCTGGAGGAGAGGGTGGTCTGCAACGAGCGCTTCACCGAGGACGGCTCCCGCACTGTGGCGCAGGGCACAAAGCGGGAGGGCTGCACCATCCTCTTCATGATGCTCTACTTCTTTGGCATGGCCAGCTCCATCTGGTGGGTCATCCTCTCCCTCACCTGGTTCCTGGCCGCCGGCATGAAGTGGGGCCATGAGGCCATCGAGGCCAACTCCCAGTACTTCCACCTGGCCGCCTGGGCCGTGCCAGCCATCAAGACCATCACCATCCTGGCCCTGGGACAGGTGGATGGGGACGTCCTCAGTGGCGTTTGCTTTGTGGGCATCAACAACGTGGATGCCCTGCGGGGCTTCGTGCTGGCCCCCTTATTCGTCTACCTGTTCATCGGCACCTCCTTCCTGCTGGCTGGCTTTGTGTCCCTCTTCAGGATCCGGACCATCATGAAGCACGATGGCACCAAGACGGAAAAGCTGGAGAAGCTCATGGTTAGGATAGGCATCTTCAGTGTCCTCTACACAGTGCCGGCCACCATCGTCATTGCCTGCTATTTTTACGAGCAAGCTTTTAGGGAAcagtgggagaggagctgggtcACGCAGAGCTGTAAGAGCTACGCCATCCCCTGCCCCAACAACCACAGCAGCCACCACCCACCCATGAGCCCCGACTTCACCGTCTTCATGATCAAGTATCTCATGACCTTAATTGTGGGCATCACCTCGGGCTTCTGGATCTGGTCTGGGAAAACCCTGAACTCCTGGAGGAAGTTTTACACCAGGCTCACCAACAGCAAGCAGGGTGAGACCACCGTCTGA